In one window of Chryseobacterium sp. JV274 DNA:
- a CDS encoding trigger factor → MKVTAQNHDDVSALLTVTLEKSDYKEKVEKQLINYAKNAQVPGFRKGKVPLSMVKKQYEAGIAFEEINRQVSDALNNYVNENKLRLVGQPVPQPVNELDYNADQLEVAFEVGYEPEFTIDLAKYEAPHYKVEASDKEISKSIENMQKRFAEQVPQDKITKDSYIALEVSQVVEEDAEGEHHHHPKNLTITAENKEAFKLVKGLKMEGSVKVTKETLAGDEELAKELGFSKEEVEHLHHNELEVKVKDFYTLNLAELNQDLFDKVYGEGNIKTEEELKDKVKTELDEYFQQNADVHFVNKVLEQVTDKEEVKLPETFLVKWLLFSNQNIQSEAQAQEILEAEKNQLRYQIIEGKLMTENEINLDYADVLAQAEQLVKNQLAIYGIHHLGDEEIQKYAVEMLKDQEQVRQISSEVAMAKLKDVILEKASKKETKISHDEFLEELKK, encoded by the coding sequence ATGAAGGTTACCGCACAAAACCATGATGACGTAAGTGCATTGCTTACAGTAACATTGGAAAAATCTGACTACAAAGAAAAAGTAGAGAAGCAGTTGATTAATTATGCTAAAAATGCGCAAGTTCCTGGATTCAGAAAAGGGAAAGTGCCTTTGAGTATGGTTAAAAAACAATATGAAGCAGGTATTGCATTCGAAGAAATCAACAGACAAGTTTCTGATGCTTTAAACAACTATGTTAATGAAAACAAATTAAGATTAGTTGGTCAGCCTGTTCCTCAGCCAGTAAACGAATTAGATTACAATGCTGATCAATTAGAAGTTGCTTTCGAAGTTGGATATGAGCCTGAATTCACTATAGATTTAGCTAAGTATGAAGCTCCTCACTACAAAGTAGAAGCTTCTGACAAAGAAATCAGCAAGAGTATTGAAAACATGCAGAAGCGTTTCGCTGAGCAGGTTCCTCAAGATAAAATCACTAAAGATTCTTACATTGCTTTAGAAGTTTCTCAGGTTGTGGAAGAAGATGCTGAAGGAGAGCACCACCACCACCCAAAAAACCTTACCATTACTGCTGAAAACAAAGAAGCTTTCAAATTGGTAAAAGGTTTGAAAATGGAAGGTTCTGTAAAAGTAACGAAAGAAACTCTTGCAGGTGACGAAGAATTAGCTAAAGAATTAGGATTCAGCAAAGAAGAAGTTGAGCACTTACACCACAATGAATTAGAAGTAAAAGTAAAAGACTTCTATACATTAAATTTAGCTGAGCTTAACCAGGACTTATTCGACAAAGTATACGGAGAAGGAAACATCAAGACTGAAGAGGAGCTTAAAGATAAAGTGAAAACTGAATTAGACGAGTACTTCCAGCAAAATGCTGATGTTCACTTTGTGAATAAAGTATTAGAGCAGGTAACTGATAAAGAAGAAGTAAAACTTCCTGAGACGTTCCTTGTGAAGTGGTTATTATTCTCTAACCAGAACATCCAGTCTGAAGCACAGGCTCAGGAAATTCTTGAAGCTGAGAAAAACCAATTGAGATATCAGATCATCGAAGGTAAATTGATGACTGAAAACGAAATCAACCTTGACTATGCTGATGTATTGGCTCAGGCTGAGCAGTTAGTTAAAAATCAATTGGCAATCTATGGAATTCACCACCTTGGTGATGAAGAAATCCAAAAATATGCTGTTGAAATGTTGAAAGACCAGGAGCAGGTAAGACAAATTTCTTCTGAAGTAGCTATGGCTAAATTGAAAGATGTAATTCTTGAAAAAGCGAGCAAAAAAGAAACTAAAATTTCTCACGACGAATTTTTAGAAGAACTTAAGAAATAA